In one Modestobacter sp. L9-4 genomic region, the following are encoded:
- a CDS encoding YceI family protein: MAGRRVWWITGGVVAVVAAGAIGGPLVYAALEDDAPPARTVQVQPDAAASTTSGSAGGSAPASSAPAADPAALDGSWTIAADSSAGYRVDEVLNGADVTVAGTTDQVTGGVVINGGDLADADVTVDVASITTDTARRDGYFRDNVMDVATHPTATFSVTQTADLPELTGTPVTVPVTGELTLAGVTKPVQTEISVVRTATGVDVSGAVPVTFGDYGIDAPNLGFVRVDDQGQVEFFLHLAK, from the coding sequence ATGGCCGGTCGTCGCGTCTGGTGGATCACGGGTGGAGTGGTGGCGGTGGTCGCCGCGGGCGCCATCGGCGGGCCGCTCGTCTACGCAGCCCTCGAGGACGACGCGCCGCCCGCGCGCACCGTGCAGGTCCAGCCCGACGCCGCGGCGTCCACCACGAGCGGGTCGGCCGGTGGCTCGGCCCCGGCCAGCAGTGCGCCCGCCGCCGACCCCGCCGCGCTCGACGGCAGCTGGACCATCGCCGCGGACTCGTCGGCCGGTTACCGCGTCGACGAGGTGCTCAACGGCGCCGACGTCACCGTGGCCGGCACGACCGACCAGGTGACGGGTGGCGTGGTCATCAACGGGGGCGACCTGGCCGACGCCGACGTGACCGTCGACGTCGCCTCCATCACCACCGACACCGCCCGGCGGGACGGCTACTTCCGGGACAACGTCATGGACGTCGCCACGCACCCGACGGCCACCTTCTCGGTGACCCAGACCGCCGACCTGCCCGAGCTCACCGGCACCCCGGTGACCGTGCCCGTGACCGGCGAGCTGACGCTGGCCGGGGTGACCAAGCCGGTGCAGACCGAGATCTCCGTGGTCCGGACCGCCACGGGCGTCGACGTCTCCGGCGCCGTGCCGGTCACCTTCGGCGACTACGGCATCGACGCGCCGAACCTGGGGTTCGTCCGGGTGGACGACCAGGGCCAGGTCGAGTTCTTCCTGCACCTGGCGAAGTAG
- a CDS encoding DNA polymerase III subunit gamma and tau, whose protein sequence is MALALYRKYRPATFAEVVGQEHVTTPLMNAIDSGRINHAYLFSGPRGCGKTSSARILARSLNCEQGPTSTPCGVCGSCIALAPDGPGSIDVMEIDAASHGGVDDARDLREKAFFAPVHSRYKIYIVDEAHMVSSQGFNALLKVVEEPPEFLVFVFATTEPEKVLPTIRSRTHHYPFRLVPPSTLRGLLERTCEAEGVTVEPTVFPLVVRAGGGSVRDSLSILDQLLAGAGPEGVTYRSAVGLLGVTDEALLDEAVDALAASDAPGVFQAVDRVVEAGHDPRRFATDLLDRLRDLIVLEAVPEASGNGLLDCPPDRLDLMTRQAQALGAATLSRLADTVHEGLTEMRGTTAPRLLLELVCARMLLPATDGSAVATLQRLERLERRMSIAGEHAGRPEAAAQAPAPVREPVREAPRPAPAAARVAEAAPAAPAPAAPAAPAPAAPAASAPARPAYVRPSQARTAEAAPAASTRAPAAPAPEGDDGWPVTARPGAMATSAPAAPAAASPPAASPPAASSPAAPAPAAPQSGPPAADARTRPAATDDEPDVPLPPEPTDDEDWPQPTRAAAPRPTPAPVAPAPREPARPAADPAPAPRAAAESAPSPRGGEPTPLVSATPPEPAGGDTALTTADVRRIWPELQAVVKRHKRTTEGLMKSAQVHDLANGTLTLSFTSPALAKMMGEDLNREVLRQSVEELLGVRWKVATVVDVPGQATAGPPATPEAARAAVQAAESAEADELMAERAADSEPGSADTPEQDPHAAALLLLRTQLGARPIED, encoded by the coding sequence GTGGCTCTGGCGCTCTACCGCAAGTACCGCCCGGCGACCTTTGCCGAGGTGGTCGGTCAGGAGCACGTCACCACGCCCCTGATGAACGCCATCGACAGCGGGCGCATCAACCACGCCTATCTCTTCAGCGGCCCCCGCGGCTGCGGCAAGACGTCCTCGGCGCGGATCCTGGCCCGCTCGCTCAACTGCGAGCAGGGCCCGACGTCCACCCCGTGCGGCGTGTGCGGCTCGTGCATCGCGCTGGCTCCCGACGGCCCCGGCTCCATCGACGTCATGGAGATCGACGCTGCCAGCCACGGTGGTGTCGACGACGCCCGCGACCTGCGCGAGAAGGCGTTCTTCGCCCCCGTGCACAGCCGCTACAAGATCTACATCGTCGACGAGGCGCACATGGTGAGCTCGCAGGGCTTCAACGCCCTGCTGAAGGTCGTCGAGGAGCCGCCGGAGTTCCTGGTCTTCGTCTTCGCCACCACCGAGCCGGAGAAGGTCCTCCCGACCATCCGCTCGCGCACCCACCACTACCCGTTCCGGCTGGTGCCCCCGAGCACCCTGCGCGGGCTGCTGGAGCGCACCTGCGAGGCCGAGGGCGTCACCGTCGAGCCGACGGTGTTCCCGCTGGTGGTGCGCGCCGGCGGCGGCTCGGTGCGCGACTCCCTGTCGATCCTCGACCAGCTGCTGGCAGGCGCCGGGCCCGAGGGCGTCACCTACCGCTCGGCGGTCGGGCTGCTCGGCGTCACCGACGAGGCGCTGCTCGACGAGGCCGTCGACGCGCTCGCCGCCTCCGACGCCCCCGGGGTCTTCCAGGCCGTCGACCGGGTCGTCGAGGCCGGGCACGACCCGCGCCGCTTCGCCACCGACCTGCTCGACCGGCTGCGCGACCTGATCGTGCTGGAGGCCGTGCCCGAGGCCAGCGGCAACGGGCTGCTCGACTGCCCGCCCGACCGCCTGGACCTGATGACCCGCCAGGCGCAGGCGCTGGGCGCGGCCACGCTGTCCCGGCTCGCCGACACCGTGCACGAAGGCCTGACCGAGATGCGCGGGACGACGGCGCCCCGGTTGCTGCTCGAGCTCGTCTGCGCCCGGATGCTGCTGCCGGCCACCGACGGCTCGGCCGTGGCGACCCTCCAGCGCCTCGAGCGGCTGGAGCGGCGGATGTCGATCGCCGGCGAGCACGCGGGCCGTCCTGAGGCCGCCGCGCAGGCCCCGGCGCCGGTGCGCGAGCCGGTGCGGGAGGCCCCCCGGCCGGCTCCGGCCGCCGCCCGCGTCGCCGAGGCGGCCCCCGCAGCTCCCGCGCCCGCGGCCCCGGCCGCCCCTGCTCCCGCGGCACCGGCAGCCTCGGCGCCGGCCCGGCCCGCCTACGTCCGGCCCTCCCAGGCGCGGACGGCCGAGGCCGCCCCGGCTGCATCCACCCGGGCACCGGCCGCGCCGGCCCCGGAGGGGGACGACGGCTGGCCGGTCACCGCGCGTCCCGGCGCGATGGCGACCTCCGCCCCCGCGGCACCGGCCGCCGCCTCCCCGCCTGCCGCCTCCCCGCCCGCCGCCTCGTCGCCCGCCGCACCTGCGCCTGCCGCCCCGCAGAGCGGGCCGCCGGCTGCCGACGCCCGCACTCGACCGGCGGCGACGGACGACGAGCCCGACGTCCCGCTGCCGCCTGAGCCCACCGACGACGAGGACTGGCCGCAGCCCACCCGCGCCGCGGCGCCCCGGCCCACGCCCGCCCCGGTGGCCCCGGCGCCCCGCGAGCCCGCCCGCCCGGCCGCCGATCCTGCCCCGGCGCCCCGGGCCGCCGCAGAGTCCGCGCCGTCACCGCGAGGCGGGGAGCCCACCCCGCTGGTGTCGGCGACCCCGCCCGAGCCGGCTGGTGGTGACACCGCGCTCACCACCGCCGACGTGCGGCGGATCTGGCCGGAGCTGCAGGCGGTGGTCAAGCGGCACAAGCGCACGACCGAGGGCCTGATGAAGAGCGCCCAGGTCCACGACCTCGCCAACGGCACGCTCACGCTGTCCTTCACCTCGCCGGCGCTGGCCAAGATGATGGGGGAGGACCTCAACCGCGAGGTCCTGCGGCAGTCGGTCGAGGAGCTGCTCGGCGTCCGCTGGAAGGTGGCGACCGTCGTCGACGTGCCCGGGCAGGCCACGGCCGGCCCGCCGGCGACCCCCGAGGCGGCCCGTGCGGCCGTCCAGGCGGCCGAGAGCGCTGAGGCCGACGAGCTGATGGCCGAGCGGGCGGCCGACTCCGAGCCCGGGAGCGCCGACACCCCGGAGCAGGACCCGCACGCCGCCGCCCTGCTCCTGCTCCGCACCCAGCTCGGCGCCCGCCCGATCGAGGACTGA
- a CDS encoding YbaB/EbfC family nucleoid-associated protein yields MGPGGQPDMSALLAQAQQMQQALAAAQEELAATEVTGSAGGELVTVTMTGDGDITALTIAPAAVDPDDVETLQDLVIAAVRDAQRAVNELAASTMGPLAGGLGGGGLGLPGF; encoded by the coding sequence ATGGGACCCGGAGGACAGCCCGACATGTCGGCCCTGCTCGCGCAGGCGCAGCAGATGCAGCAGGCGCTCGCCGCCGCGCAGGAGGAGCTGGCCGCCACCGAGGTGACCGGTTCGGCCGGCGGTGAGCTGGTCACGGTCACCATGACCGGCGACGGCGACATCACCGCGTTGACGATCGCCCCGGCCGCCGTCGACCCCGACGACGTCGAGACGCTGCAGGACCTCGTCATCGCCGCCGTCCGTGACGCCCAGCGCGCCGTCAACGAGCTCGCCGCCAGCACCATGGGCCCGCTCGCCGGCGGCCTGGGTGGCGGCGGGCTGGGTCTGCCCGGCTTCTGA
- the recR gene encoding recombination mediator RecR, with protein MYEGAVQDLIDELGRLPGVGPKSAQRIAFHLLAAESADVVRLVAALQRVQAEVRFCVTCFNVAEGEQCRICRDPRRTLDVICVVEEPKDVVAIERTREFKGRYHVLGGAISPIEGIGPDDLKVKELMTRLMDGQVTELIIATDPNLEGEATAAYLARLVGPLGLAVSRLASGLPVGGDLEYADEVTLGRAFEGRRRIDA; from the coding sequence GTGTACGAGGGCGCTGTCCAGGACCTGATCGACGAGCTCGGGCGGCTGCCCGGGGTCGGTCCCAAGAGCGCGCAGCGCATCGCCTTCCACCTGCTCGCCGCCGAGTCCGCCGACGTCGTCCGGCTGGTCGCGGCGCTGCAGCGGGTGCAGGCCGAGGTCCGCTTCTGCGTGACCTGCTTCAACGTCGCCGAGGGCGAGCAGTGCCGCATCTGCCGCGACCCCCGCCGCACCCTCGACGTCATCTGCGTCGTCGAGGAGCCCAAGGACGTCGTGGCCATCGAGCGCACCCGCGAGTTCAAGGGCCGCTACCACGTGCTCGGTGGCGCGATCAGCCCGATCGAGGGCATCGGCCCCGACGACCTCAAGGTCAAGGAGCTGATGACCCGGCTCATGGACGGCCAGGTCACCGAGCTGATCATCGCCACCGACCCGAACCTCGAGGGCGAGGCCACCGCCGCCTACCTGGCCCGGCTGGTCGGCCCGCTGGGGCTGGCGGTCTCCCGCCTGGCCAGCGGCCTGCCGGTCGGCGGCGACCTCGAGTACGCCGACGAGGTCACCCTCGGCCGGGCCTTCGAGGGCCGCCGCCGCATCGACGCCTGA
- a CDS encoding ABC transporter substrate-binding protein, which translates to MSRTGRRTLAMTAGITAAALVLSACGGSNSDDSGDSGSSGGGGGEALTLGTSDKVTTIDPAGSYDNGSFAVMNQIYPFLMNTPLGSPDVEPDIAESAEFTAPTEYTVKLKSGLTFANGHQLTSSDVKFTFDRMVAINDENGPASLLYNLDSVAAPDDSTVVFTLKSPDDQVFPQILSSPAGPIVDEEVFSADALTPDQTIVDGKAFAGPYSLTGYKLNDLLSYEANPDYKGLLGAPKTSEVNVKYYSDSSNLKLDVQEGNIDVAFRSLTATDIEDLRGNSDVKVVDGPGGEIRYITFNFDTQPFGAKTPEADPAKALAVRQSVADLINRKEIADQVYKGTYTPLYSFVPDGLTGATTPLKDKYGDGAGAPDADKAAQRLQAAGVQTPVTLNLQYSNDHYGPSSGDEYALIKDQLEATGLFTVNLQTTEWVQYSKDRTTDVYPAYQLGWFPDYSDADNYLTPFFLTENFLSNHYSNQQVNDLILKQASTPDPAARQALIEQIQDLVADDLSTVPYLQGAQVAVTGTDVSGVEDTLDASFKFRYGALTKG; encoded by the coding sequence GTGTCCAGGACTGGCCGGCGCACGCTGGCCATGACGGCGGGCATCACGGCGGCGGCGCTCGTGCTGTCGGCGTGCGGCGGCAGCAACAGCGATGACAGCGGCGACAGTGGCTCGTCCGGCGGCGGCGGTGGCGAGGCCCTGACGCTCGGCACCAGCGACAAGGTCACCACGATCGACCCGGCCGGCTCGTACGACAACGGCTCGTTCGCCGTCATGAACCAGATCTACCCGTTCCTGATGAACACCCCGCTGGGCAGCCCCGACGTCGAGCCCGACATCGCGGAGTCCGCGGAGTTCACCGCGCCCACCGAGTACACGGTGAAGCTGAAGAGCGGCCTGACGTTCGCCAACGGCCACCAGCTGACCTCCTCGGACGTCAAGTTCACGTTCGACCGCATGGTCGCGATCAACGACGAGAACGGCCCGGCGTCGCTGCTCTACAACCTCGACAGCGTCGCGGCCCCCGACGACAGCACCGTCGTGTTCACGCTGAAGAGCCCCGACGACCAGGTCTTCCCGCAGATCCTGTCGAGCCCCGCCGGTCCGATCGTCGACGAGGAGGTCTTCTCGGCCGACGCGCTGACCCCGGACCAGACGATCGTCGACGGCAAGGCCTTCGCCGGCCCGTACTCGCTCACCGGGTACAAGCTCAACGACCTGCTCTCCTACGAGGCCAACCCCGACTACAAGGGCCTGCTGGGCGCGCCGAAGACCTCCGAGGTCAACGTCAAGTACTACAGCGACTCCTCGAACCTCAAGCTCGACGTGCAGGAGGGCAACATCGACGTCGCCTTCCGCAGCCTGACGGCGACCGACATCGAGGACCTCCGCGGCAACAGCGACGTCAAGGTCGTCGACGGCCCCGGCGGCGAGATCCGCTACATCACGTTCAACTTCGACACCCAGCCCTTCGGTGCGAAGACCCCCGAGGCCGACCCGGCCAAGGCCCTCGCGGTGCGCCAGTCGGTGGCCGACCTGATCAACCGCAAGGAGATCGCCGACCAGGTCTACAAGGGCACCTACACGCCCCTGTACTCCTTCGTCCCCGACGGCCTGACCGGCGCGACCACGCCGCTGAAGGACAAGTACGGCGACGGCGCCGGCGCCCCCGACGCGGACAAGGCGGCCCAGCGGCTGCAGGCGGCCGGCGTGCAGACGCCGGTCACGCTGAACCTGCAGTACTCGAACGACCACTACGGCCCGTCCTCGGGTGACGAGTACGCGCTGATCAAGGACCAGCTGGAGGCCACCGGCCTGTTCACGGTGAACCTGCAGACCACCGAGTGGGTGCAGTACTCCAAGGACCGGACCACCGACGTGTATCCGGCCTACCAGCTCGGCTGGTTCCCGGACTACTCCGACGCCGACAACTACCTGACGCCGTTCTTCCTCACGGAGAACTTCCTCAGCAACCACTACAGCAACCAGCAGGTCAACGACCTGATCCTGAAGCAGGCCAGCACCCCCGACCCCGCCGCCCGCCAGGCCCTGATCGAGCAGATCCAGGACCTCGTGGCCGACGACCTGTCGACGGTGCCCTACCTGCAGGGGGCCCAGGTCGCCGTCACCGGCACCGACGTCTCCGGTGTCGAGGACACCCTCGACGCCTCGTTCAAGTTCCGGTACGGCGCCCTCACCAAGGGCTGA
- a CDS encoding ABC transporter permease, with amino-acid sequence MTTTTTEPATEAGDPAAPAARRKRGGGGGLGSYLLVRFLLIFPTIFILVTTVFFLMRSTGDPITAALGGRLPADQLAERIREAGYDRPLLSQYWDYLTGIAHGDFGTTISDRTPVIDVLKTFGAATLELSVYALIVAFIVGIPLGMVAAYFRDRAPDAVLRVFAILCYATPVFFAGLLLKLVFSVWLDWLPVAGRSSTGSEIKMQRLDNPTNIAIIDALRTGDGKVISDVLQHAVLPAVALGLLTAGVFLRLVRTNVIGTLGTGYVEAARSRGVSESRLLRKHAYRPALIPIITVIGLQIALLLVGAVLTETTFEWKGLGFQLAEYLQARDFVAVQGIVALLAVIVAVTNFIVDVIAALIDPRVRY; translated from the coding sequence ATGACCACCACCACGACGGAACCGGCCACCGAGGCCGGTGACCCCGCGGCCCCTGCGGCCCGCCGGAAGCGCGGCGGAGGTGGCGGCCTCGGCAGCTACCTGCTGGTCCGCTTCCTGCTGATCTTCCCGACGATCTTCATCCTCGTGACGACCGTCTTCTTCCTGATGCGGTCCACCGGCGACCCGATCACCGCCGCCCTCGGCGGCCGGCTGCCGGCCGACCAGCTCGCCGAGCGCATCCGCGAGGCCGGCTACGACCGCCCGCTGCTGAGCCAGTACTGGGACTACCTCACCGGCATCGCGCACGGGGACTTCGGCACCACGATCAGCGACCGGACCCCGGTCATCGACGTCCTCAAGACCTTCGGCGCCGCCACCCTCGAGCTCAGCGTCTACGCGTTGATCGTCGCCTTCATCGTCGGCATCCCGCTGGGCATGGTCGCCGCCTACTTCCGTGACCGCGCCCCCGACGCGGTGCTGCGGGTCTTCGCGATCCTCTGCTACGCCACCCCGGTCTTCTTCGCCGGTCTGCTGCTGAAGCTGGTCTTCTCCGTCTGGCTCGACTGGCTGCCGGTCGCCGGCCGTTCCTCCACCGGCTCGGAGATCAAGATGCAGCGGCTGGACAACCCCACGAACATCGCGATCATCGACGCGCTCCGCACCGGCGACGGCAAGGTCATCTCCGACGTCCTGCAGCACGCCGTCCTGCCCGCCGTCGCGCTGGGCCTGCTCACCGCGGGTGTCTTCCTGCGGCTGGTGCGCACCAACGTCATCGGCACCCTGGGCACCGGGTACGTCGAGGCGGCCCGGTCCCGCGGGGTCAGCGAGTCGCGGCTGCTGCGCAAGCACGCCTACCGGCCCGCGCTCATCCCGATCATCACCGTCATCGGCCTGCAGATCGCGCTCCTGCTGGTCGGCGCCGTCCTCACCGAGACGACCTTCGAGTGGAAGGGCCTGGGCTTCCAGCTGGCCGAGTACCTGCAGGCGCGCGACTTCGTCGCGGTGCAGGGGATCGTCGCCCTGCTCGCCGTCATCGTCGCCGTCACGAACTTCATCGTCGACGTCATCGCCGCGCTCATCGACCCCCGGGTGAGGTACTGA
- a CDS encoding ABC transporter permease produces MATATNPTTHRAGRRRTWRQLPVVSQLRQSVGLQRGMLVAGLVLMGVFVFTAVFAPLLAPYEYGQLRDADGPFGAQTAPSGDHLLGTTVGGYDVLSRVIWGSRTALYVIVVAVLLSIVLGVLLGLVSGYFGGWLDRVLVVIADAVYAFPTLLLAIVVAIVISKGQSSLWGGILAAAISITVVFIPQYFRVVRAETVRVKSEAFVESARVIGASNWRIMTRHVLRNATRTLPLILTLNASEAILTLAGLGFLGFGIEPTKAAEWGFDLNRSLSDVTSGIWWTSMFPGAAIVLTVLGLTLVGESLNDLADPRLRSRRKAADTTPPPAGIVEPGGAVVATEGQLQ; encoded by the coding sequence ATGGCCACCGCCACCAACCCCACCACCCACCGGGCCGGACGCCGCCGCACCTGGCGCCAGCTGCCCGTCGTCAGCCAGCTCCGGCAGAGCGTGGGCCTGCAGCGCGGCATGCTCGTCGCCGGCCTGGTGCTGATGGGCGTCTTCGTGTTCACCGCGGTGTTCGCGCCGCTGCTCGCGCCCTACGAGTACGGCCAGCTGCGCGACGCCGACGGCCCGTTCGGCGCCCAGACCGCCCCCTCGGGTGACCACCTGCTCGGCACCACCGTGGGCGGTTACGACGTGCTGTCCCGGGTGATCTGGGGCTCGCGCACCGCCCTCTACGTCATCGTCGTGGCGGTGCTGCTCTCGATCGTCCTGGGCGTGCTGCTCGGGCTGGTGTCCGGCTACTTCGGTGGCTGGCTGGACCGCGTGCTGGTGGTCATCGCCGACGCCGTCTACGCCTTCCCGACCCTGCTGCTCGCCATCGTCGTGGCCATCGTGATCAGCAAGGGGCAGTCCAGCCTGTGGGGCGGCATCCTCGCCGCGGCCATCTCGATCACCGTGGTGTTCATCCCGCAGTACTTCCGGGTCGTGCGGGCCGAGACGGTGCGGGTCAAGTCCGAGGCGTTCGTCGAGTCCGCCCGGGTCATCGGTGCCAGCAACTGGCGGATCATGACCCGGCACGTGCTGCGCAACGCCACCCGCACGCTGCCGCTGATCCTCACCCTCAACGCCTCCGAGGCGATCCTCACCCTCGCCGGGCTGGGCTTCCTCGGGTTCGGCATCGAGCCGACCAAGGCCGCCGAGTGGGGCTTCGACCTCAACCGGTCGCTGTCCGACGTCACCAGCGGCATCTGGTGGACCTCGATGTTCCCCGGTGCGGCGATCGTGCTCACCGTGCTCGGCCTGACCCTGGTCGGCGAGAGCCTCAACGACCTCGCCGACCCCCGGCTGCGCAGCCGCCGCAAGGCCGCCGACACCACACCCCCGCCGGCCGGCATCGTCGAGCCCGGCGGCGCCGTCGTCGCCACGGAAGGACAGCTCCAGTGA
- a CDS encoding ABC transporter ATP-binding protein, whose translation MSTVVDIADLRISFATDSGTVDAVTGVTLQVQSGEVLAIVGESGSGKTVTARSILGLLPETARVRGAVVLSSKDGASSQDVVPLRGAKLREVRGEDAAMVFQEPSTSLNPVYPVGWQIIEGLRAHGKLSKKEARTKAIDVLRRVGIPNPEERIDHYPHQFSGGQKQRIVIAQALVLDPGVIIADEPTTALDVTVQAEILELLRRCRDDFGAAIVLITHNMGVVADLADRVAVMYQGEIVEQADVRTLFSAPKDPYTQRLLAAVPRLGQGVELTRQRAARRAPGWAEAAPVVEARDLKIVYPGRFRRPDFTAVDGVSFSIRPGEVLGLVGESGSGKTTIGRAMAGLTKVTGGSLQVLGAEMNGFKERTFRPVRERIGFVFQDPASSFNPLLTIADAVAEPLVVHKRAGDARDARPRVDELLEAVQLPRAFGDRFPHELSGGQRQRASLARALALQPELLIADEPTSALDVSVQARVLELFDELQRDLGFAALFISHDLAVVDLLADRIAVLYRGQLVEEGTGAEVLGAPQHPYTQRLLASLPVPDPDEQARRRTTWNALTAQG comes from the coding sequence GTGAGCACCGTCGTCGACATCGCCGACCTGAGGATCTCCTTCGCCACCGACTCCGGCACGGTGGACGCCGTCACCGGCGTCACCCTGCAGGTGCAGTCCGGCGAGGTGCTGGCCATCGTGGGGGAGAGCGGCAGCGGCAAGACCGTCACCGCGCGCAGCATCCTCGGGCTGCTCCCCGAGACCGCGCGCGTCCGCGGTGCGGTGGTGCTGTCCAGCAAGGACGGCGCCAGCTCGCAGGACGTCGTCCCGCTGCGGGGCGCGAAGCTGCGGGAGGTGCGCGGTGAGGACGCCGCGATGGTGTTCCAGGAGCCCTCGACCTCGCTGAACCCGGTCTACCCCGTGGGCTGGCAGATCATCGAGGGGCTCCGCGCGCACGGGAAGCTCAGCAAGAAGGAGGCGCGGACCAAGGCGATCGACGTGCTGCGCCGGGTCGGCATCCCCAACCCCGAGGAGCGCATCGACCACTACCCGCACCAGTTCTCCGGCGGGCAGAAGCAGCGCATCGTCATCGCCCAGGCGCTGGTGCTCGACCCCGGCGTGATCATCGCCGACGAGCCCACCACCGCCCTCGACGTCACGGTCCAGGCCGAGATCCTCGAGCTGCTGCGCCGCTGCCGCGACGACTTCGGCGCCGCGATCGTGCTGATCACGCACAACATGGGCGTCGTCGCCGACCTCGCCGACCGGGTGGCGGTCATGTACCAGGGGGAGATCGTCGAGCAGGCCGACGTCCGCACGCTGTTCAGTGCGCCGAAGGACCCCTACACGCAGCGGCTGCTGGCCGCCGTCCCGCGGCTGGGTCAGGGCGTCGAGCTCACCCGGCAGCGTGCCGCGCGCCGGGCGCCGGGCTGGGCCGAGGCCGCACCCGTGGTCGAGGCGCGCGACCTGAAGATCGTCTACCCGGGCCGGTTCCGGCGTCCGGACTTCACCGCGGTGGACGGCGTCAGCTTCAGCATCCGGCCCGGTGAGGTGCTCGGCCTGGTCGGCGAGAGCGGCAGCGGGAAGACCACCATCGGCCGCGCCATGGCCGGCCTGACCAAGGTCACCGGCGGCTCGCTGCAGGTGCTGGGCGCGGAGATGAACGGGTTCAAGGAGCGCACGTTCCGCCCCGTCCGCGAGCGGATCGGGTTCGTGTTCCAGGACCCCGCGTCCAGCTTCAACCCGCTGCTCACCATCGCCGACGCGGTCGCCGAGCCACTGGTGGTGCACAAGCGGGCAGGTGACGCCCGCGACGCCCGCCCGCGGGTCGACGAGCTGCTGGAGGCCGTGCAGCTCCCGCGCGCGTTCGGCGACCGGTTCCCGCACGAGCTCTCCGGTGGGCAGCGCCAGCGGGCCAGCCTGGCCCGCGCGCTGGCGCTGCAGCCGGAACTGCTGATCGCCGACGAGCCGACCTCGGCCCTCGACGTCTCGGTGCAGGCCCGGGTGCTGGAGCTGTTCGACGAGTTGCAGCGCGACCTGGGGTTCGCGGCGCTGTTCATCAGCCACGACCTCGCCGTGGTCGACCTGCTCGCCGACCGGATCGCCGTCCTCTACCGCGGACAGCTGGTCGAGGAGGGCACGGGTGCCGAGGTGCTCGGCGCGCCGCAGCACCCGTACACGCAGCGGCTGCTCGCCTCGTTGCCGGTGCCCGACCCCGACGAGCAGGCCCGTCGCCGCACCACCTGGAACGCGCTCACCGCGCAGGGCTGA
- a CDS encoding Rieske (2Fe-2S) protein, translating into MPKTHRVPATELPPGAVRPAGPWAVANADGRLAAVSRRCRHQLADLSAGSVDADGCLVCPWHQARYDLHTGEMVSGSRGFLGYHGPTPGYSGLVKRLGQVVRLRVRRARREGPDVVVG; encoded by the coding sequence GTGCCCAAGACCCACCGCGTCCCCGCCACCGAGCTGCCCCCCGGCGCGGTGCGCCCGGCCGGCCCGTGGGCGGTGGCCAACGCCGACGGCCGGCTCGCCGCCGTGTCCCGCCGGTGCCGGCACCAGCTGGCCGACCTGTCGGCGGGCAGCGTGGACGCCGACGGCTGCTTGGTCTGCCCGTGGCACCAGGCCCGCTACGACCTGCACACCGGCGAGATGGTGTCCGGGTCGCGCGGGTTCCTCGGCTACCACGGCCCGACGCCGGGCTACTCGGGCCTGGTCAAGCGGCTCGGGCAGGTGGTGCGGCTGCGGGTGCGCCGCGCGCGCCGCGAGGGGCCCGACGTCGTCGTCGGGTGA